The DNA segment CAGCGCTCTGGTTAACACTCTGGCGATTAAACCCTTACCGAGTGTCGGCTGCGACCGGAGCGCTCGCCTGTTATGATGCACCGCTTAATTGAACCCACACCCAGCCGGTACCCTGCATGACCCAGTCTTCTTCCACACGCCTGAACAAATACATCAGCGAGAGCGGCATTTGTTCGCGGCGCGAGGCCGACCGATACATCGAGCAGGGTAGCGTGCGAATCAACGGCAAGCGTGCCAGCGTTGGCGATCAGGTATTGCCGACGGATACGGTGATGGTCAACGGCCAAATCATTGAGCCCCGTGCTGAAGAAGATCAGGTATTCATCGCTCTGAACAAGCCAGTGGGCATTGTCAGCACCACCGACAGCGCCGAACGCGACAATATTCAACGCTTTGTCGGGCACACGGTGAGAATTTTCCCTATCGGCCGGCTAGACAAGGATTCTCAGGGACTGATTTTTATGACCAGCAACGGCGATCTGGTCAACAAGATCCTGCGGGCGGGTAATAATCACGAGAAAGAGTATTTGGTCACCGTTGATAAGCCCATCACCAAGACCTTTATTGACGGTATGGCCGGCGGGGTGCCAATTCTGGGTACGGTTACAAAAAGATGCCGGGTGTCGCAGGAGTCGCGCAGTGTGTTCCGCATTGTTCTGGTACAAGGCCTGAACCGGCAGATTCGACGCATGGCGGAGCATTTTGGCTTTGACGTAACGCGCCTGGAACGGCAGCGCATTATGAATATTAGCCTAGGCAATCTGCCCGTTGGCCAATGGCGGGATTTAACATCAAAAGAACTGGCGGTGCTGATGGACAGCATTCGGGATTCGTCATCCGATGCCCCAGCGGCGATTCAAAAGCCCGCCAGTAAGACGACGCCGGTCAATGCTCCGGCACACAAGCGCGACAGCCACAAGCCACGCGCCGGCAATAAGACCCCTCCTAGGCCAGGCGCCAAATCTGCAGAAAAGCCCGGCAGACGGCCCGATAACCGCCCCGACTCAAAGCCGGCGGCGCGGCCAAAACCCAAGCCGAAGAAGCAGCGCCAGCGCAGCACTAAACGCTAGCGCGGGCTTTTATCTGTTTTCTCTATCTGCACTCTTTTCGACACTATTTTTGGCACTATTTTCGGTTTACACGTCTTTAATCGCAGGCGTAGGCCGCACCAGTATTTCGTTAACGTCTACATGTGCCGGCTGGGCCACAGCGTACATAACTGCGTTGGCAATGTCGTCTGGCTGCAGCGCGTTGTCTGGCTGCTGATCAAAGAAGGGTGTGTCTACCATGCCCGGCTCGATCAGGGTTACTCGAATGCCGGAGCCCCGCAGTTCTTCGCGAGCGCCATAGCCAATGGCCGACACTGCCCACTTGGTGGCGCTGTACATAGATCCCGGAATGGTTACCCGTCCGGCGGCAGAGCCCGTCAATAACAGGTGCCCACGGCTCTCCCTCAACGCTGGCAGGCAATGCTGCACAGTCAGGCCAACGCCGTAGATGTTGGTCAGAATCATGTCTTTCCAGACTTCCGCATCTGCACCACTGAAGCCGCCGGGCTCACCCCCGCGGCCGGCGTTGGCGAATACGGCATCGATGCGACCAAAACTGGCCAGCGCTTTTTTCACCATTTCACGCTGATCTGTGTCGCTTTGCACGTCGCAGCGCACCGTTAATACCTGCTCTTTGCCGCCCAGTTCCTGTTGTAACTTGTGCAATTTAGCTTCCGAACGAGCCGCCAGTACCAGGCGATAGCCCTGTTTCGCCGCTGCCCGTGCGGTAGCCGCCCCAATACCTGAAGATGCGCCTGTAATCAGCATTACGGGTTGATCGCTCATGATTTGCTCCACCGTGGTCAATGAATGTTGATAATCAGTACTTACCTTAGGCCGCCGGCTCACAGTTTCAACCGCGAGCGGTCTTGAATCTGGCAACCAACGCGTGCTTATGCAATGCTTAAAAGCGAAACTGCAAGTGGCTGGTGAGGCGTTTTTATGATGTGGGTTCTGTATTTACTGATCTTTATCGGGCTGTTTTTGCTGGTTTTTTTAACCGTGTCGTTCGTGCTGCTCCGGCCAGAAGACTATTCGACGTTTGATAGTCATGAGTTCAAATCGCGCACCGCACTGCCTAGCATCGCCAACAAAGAGGTGATCGAGCGCGTACGCAATATGGGGCGACAGCTGCATGGCGTTAGGGGGCGTGCGCGAATTCTTGCCATGCGCCAGTATATGGACGGCATCAGCGATGACCTGCAAATGGTGTCTACCGTGACTGCGACCGACCAGCCCCGGGGTGAGTGGGTGGTAGCTCCCGGCGCCGATACCCGTCGGCGTATCCTGTACATTCATGGCGGCGCCTGGATGGCCGGCAGCCCGCGCAGCCATCGCAGCATGACCGACCAACTGTCGCAAATTGGCAAGGCTGCGGTGTTTGCGGTGGACTATCGGCTGATGCCGGAATATCGCTATATGGCCGGCGTGGAAGACTGCCGCAAGGCCTATGAGTGGCTGTTGGACAACGGCCCGGAGGGCAAGCAGGAGGCTCAGATTATGGTGATTGCGGGTGACTCGGCCGGTGGCAGCCATACCTTGGCTCTGATTGCCTGGCTGCGCGACCAGAAGCTGCGCCAGGCCGATGCGGCGATTGCGCTGTCGCCGTCCACTGACATGACCATGACCGCTCCCAGCAATCGAAGCAATATCGCCACCGACCCCATGCTAGGCCCAATGTTTGGTGGCCTGCAAAAAGTGCCGCTGTCGGTTTTGTGGTGGTTCAGTACAGCAACGTTCCGTATGCGACCGGCCAGCCCCGTGGCATCGCCGCTTCGCGGGCCGCTGCATGACCTACCCCCCACTCTGATTCAGGCCAGTGACTGCGAAATGCTGATTGATAACGCCAGGCGCTACGCTGCCAAGGCGCAAGCAGAGGGCTCGCCGGTGGAACTGCATATCTGGCAGGGAATGGTGCACGTGTGGCAGATTTTTGGCCCAATGCTGCCGGAAGCAGACGAAGCTTTTGACGATATGGCGGAGTTTCTGAGAGTTCACACCGGCGCGGAAGAACAGGATCACACGAGCTAAACTTGAATCTTTCCCCGCAACGCTTTAGTACGGCCCTTTTGCACTTTACCGTCGGTGCGCTTACGCTTAGCGGATTTGCTGGGTTTTGTAGCGCGACGAGCTTTTTGCGGTTTTACCGCTTGCAGGATCAACGCTTTAAGCCGCTGCATGGCGTCGTTTTTGTTTAGCTCCAGTGTACGATGGCTTTGTGCTTTGAGCACCAGTACACCGTCTTTGCTGATGCGCTGATCGTTCAACGCCATCAGGCGCTCTTTATAAAACAGTGGCAACGACGAGTTCCAGATGTCAAAGCGCAGGTGCACCGCAGAGGAGACCTTATTGACATTCTGCCCACCGGCACCCTGAGCGCGGATCTGGGTGATTTCGATTTCCCAGTCCGCAAGTTCAACAGCATTGGATAATTTAAGCATGACTTACTTTACCACGCCAGATGGAGCCCTAGTCCGAAGCATGAACAAATATGCGCGCTTCTACCGGCAGGTTTGCCAGCTTGCGATGCAGCCGGAATCTAAGGCGGTTAATATCGTCCGACCAATTATCCGGCAGAGCCACTTCTACCATCAGTGATGGGCCAACTTTGATGGTGCTGGCACAGTCCGGATGCAAGCCAACATCCCGCATGGCCTCAGATACACAGCTTTGCAATTCTTCAGACGGCGCAGACAAAAGCAGTTCACGCACAGCTACCGCGGTCATTTTCACCGGAACTACCAAAAAGTAACCGGAAATAAGCACCATCATCATCGGGTCGGCGTACTTGGCCAGGTGACTCCAGGCACCGGTTTCTAGCAAAGCGGCCGCTAAAAAACCAATCAGAACGGCCCCACTCAACCCCATATCCATCAGCCACTGCTTCTTTTCCGCCAGCAGCAAACCGGACTGGCTGCGGCCCGTAGCCCAATGCAAATAGACCCACACCAGCGCACAACCCATTACGCTGATGCCTGAGAAAATCAGAGCCATACCAGCGTCAACCACCTGACCACCGCTGAACAAAGCGGCAATGGCAGAAAGCAGCGAAATGACACACACCAAGGCGATCGTCAGGCCTTTTACCGCAATCACCAGAGGCTCCAAAGCACCACGACCCAAGGGGAACGCATCGCAGGCAGGCTTGCGCATCAGGCGCGCCGCATAAACCGACAACAGCGACAACATCAAACTCACCAACGAGTAGGCACCATCAAACAGAATAACCAAAGAATCGACCCACAAGCCCCAGGTAATCCCTAGAATCGCAAACAGGGCAGCACCTATCGACGATAAAATCAGCGCCAGGTTTTCCCGCGCCAGAAAAGCAGCCATAAAGACCTCCAGTAACTGGCTACTGATATTAATGATAGATACACTGAGACGCGAGTCGGTGGCCGACGGTTTATCCGTCGCTAATAAGGGTAAATACGCAATTTAAAGCACTTTCTTAGGCATTCCTAAAATACTTTTCCAAGGAACCTCTAGCGTGAAAACGTCGCAAATACAGATTTTTCTGACGATTGTGCGCTTTGGCACCGTTGCCGCGGCTGCTCGCGAGCTCGGCCGCAGCCGCACCACCGTCAGCACGGCATTGGCAGCGCTGGAAGACGAGTTGGGTGCGCAGCTGTTCGAACGCAGTGGTAACCAACTTCAGTTGACCGCTGTGGGCCACTCCATCGTGACCGACTGCCAGCGCTTTGATCAGGTAGCAGGCCAAATCATGGCGCGCTGCGAGCACCACCTCAGCGGTGCTGAAACCGCTCTCCGTATCGGCCGTGATGATTCCCTGCCCGAGTCAGCATGGCGCAGAATTTTGCAGCGCCTGAAACAACGCTTCCCCCATACCAGTATTGCGGTGTATCTGGCCTCACCCCGGGAATTGCCGGCGCTGGTGGAAAACCAGTCGGTGGATGTGTGTTACGGCTTGATGCCCGAACCCACCACCGAAGGCTATGAATGGCGGCGCGAGTTGGCAGATGTGCGCATGTTGACGGTGGCCGCGAGTAGCCACCCGTTGTGCGAGCTGGAACGGGTAACTCAAGACGACCTGGTGATGCACACCGAAATCACCTTGGCTTCTATACGCGATATGCGCCTGGAGCCGGAATCCCCGGAAACCGCCAATTATCTGGCGTTTACCCAGTACGAACTGATACGGGACTCGGTGATTGACGGCGCAGGCTGGGCCGATTTACCACTGCCACTGATTCGCGAGGCGCTGGCCAACGGCGAGCTGACCACCATCCACCACCGCAGTGCAAAATGGTGGAAGGTGTTCAGCTCGCTGGAATCCGAGTATGCCCAAGGTGGCGCCGTGGTGGGCTGGCTGGGCAATGAACTAGAAACTTATCTGGCCGATGTGGCCAGCTAGTCCTGCCTTGGCTAAGGGTGTTACCTCTGAGCCCGCGAACCGGCCAGAGCAGAGGCGTTAATCCGTCTTGCGGCGAACATAAAGCACCTTGTGCACGCGGGCAACCAGCTGGCCTTGTTCGTCATGCACCTCGACGTCCCAAGTAGGCAGCATTTTCTCGCCATCGGCGGTGGCTGCTCGAATGTCATCGAGGCGTTCGTCCGTCAGCTCAAAGTGCGCCACAACGTTGCCTTTGCCAGGGCGGATGAACTCGATGTGGGCAGATTTGTCCCACACAATGTAGCCGTTGCCCAAGCGTCGCATCAGCAGCAGCATATACATCGGGTCCAACATACTATAAAGCGAGCCGCCAAAATGAGTGCCAACGTAATTGGTGTTGTACCAGCGCTGGCGCATTTCCACCGTGGCAGAGCCAAAGTCGTCGGCGATATGGGTCACCCGGATGCCCGCACCCAAATAGGGTGAGTAGGCGGACATGATTCGGCGCAAAGCGCCTGCGCTGGCAAACAAGCGGCGAATAGTTTTATTCATGAACTGGCTCGAAGTGCTGTATTTAACGCTGCTTTGATCACGGTTGATTCTCGCGCAGCTCATTGAGACCTAAGAATACGCGTTAAAGAGCGCTACAGACTGCCATTAAGAGCCAATTGCAACGCTATCGCCGCCATCATTAAACCAATCAAGCCGTCAATAACCCGCCAGGCCAGTGGCCGCGACAACACGGGAGCCAGAGCTGCACCGCCCCACGCCAGCAGGCTAAACCACACCACCGAAGCGGTGCTGGCGCCGATTACAAACGCCACGGCACTGTTCTGCTGGGCACCAATCGCCGGCACCAGCAACAATGTATCGAGGTAAACCTGAGGGTTCAGCAGAGTGACCGCCAGCGAGGTCAGTACAACCTTGCGCAAACTGCCTCGAGTGGCCGCTCCAACTTTTAACACAGCACGGCCTCTCCAGACACGCACGGCCGCCTGAAGCGCCAGCCAGCCCAAAAAAATGACGCCTAGCCAGCGCAAAAACTCCAACGCCTGGGGCACGGCTATCAGCGCCGCGCTCACGCCGAACATGCCCAGAGTGAACAGACTGGCATCGCACACTGCGCAAATAGCCGCCACCGGCCAATGGTGCTCCCGGCGAATGGCTTGGCTCAGCAGGTAGGCATTTTGCGCGCCAATGGCAATAATCAAACCGCCACACACCAGTAAGCCGGTTAAGTAACTTTCAAGCACACGCAGATTCCTTAAAAAAGCTTGGCTTTTTAGACGCTGCGCAGAATATCGGCTTTACACCACAATCGCCATTAATGGTCCATATCAGAGTGGTTCATCTTGGAATGGTCCACTCCGCCATCGTCTTCGTCTTCACCACTGTTATCCAGCGATCTGACATCCAGCACGGCGTTCTGCGCCGGAATGCGTTCAAAATTTAGCGTAACAGGAATTTTCTGCCCGACCTTTAACGGCTGTTTCAAACCTTCCAGCATCAGGTGATAGCTGAGGGGCTTGAACTCCACGCTCTGACCAGAGTCTATGCTCAAGCCATCCGGCAACGATTTCATATGCATCATACCGTTGTCTGCGACGGTTTTATGAATAGAAACGTCTGTGGCAACCTCGCTGGTGGCACCGGTGAGGCGCACCGCTGCGTCAGTGTGGTTGTGAATGACCATGTAGCCAACCCCAACCGCTGCGCCCGGTGGCGTTGGCCGGCTCCAACCGTGCTCCACCATGACACCGCTAACAGTCGGCTTGGGAGCGGCGTCGGCGGCAGCCATCAGCGGAATGCAACTAGCGAGCGCGGCAACAACAGCGACCGTACTAACATGACGGGCAAAACGACGAATCAAGGAAGAAGGTTCCATAAAAAGCTCCTACAAGGTCAAAATTAAGAGTCAGCATAGCCTGCCACAAACAGCCACAGAAACGCTGCGACCAATTGTCGCTGGGCCAAATCAGGCAGACAAAACACGATTAGTGGGGGGACTTCGGCCCAACAGCAAGAGCGGCCGGACGGCCAAAATAGTAGCCCTGAAACAATTTACAACCCATTGCCATTAACGCCAGGTATTGGCCTTCGGTTTCTACGCCTTCGGCAACAAGCTCAAGCTGATGACTGCGGGCAATGCTGATAATGCTGGCGACCATGTTTTGAACTTTATGATCATCCAATAAGCCGTCAATGAAGCTCTTGTCAATTTTCAGCTCGTCAAGCGGCAGAGTTCTCAGCAAGCTTAACGACGAGTAACCGGTACCAAAATCGTCCATCGATACCCGCACACCCTGTTTACGCAATTCGTTAAGCACGGCCAGTACATCGTCAAAATTGGAAATAAACAGACTCTCGGTCATTTCCAACACCAACTGCTTGGGCGACAGCCCATATCGCGATAGCAAAGACAAAACATCATTGGCAAAACCCGGCTGCAAAAATTGCAATACCGATATGTTCACCGCCAGTTGCCACATTTTACCTTGGGCACCCAAAAACTCGGAAAACTCGCGAATGCTGGTTTCCATCACAAACTTGCCCAACGCTGGCATCAAGCCGCTGGACTCAGCAACTCCGACAAATTCATCGGGGCCGACCTGGCCGAGTTCGTCGTCGTACCAGCGCACCAGCGCTTCGTATCCATAAACAACTTTGACGTCATCAACCTGCGGCTGAAACACCATCGTCAGCTGCCCGAGGCTCAACGCTTGGCGCAAGCGTTGTTCAATCTGCACTCGGCGGATGTAGGCCTGTTCGAGTTCTTCCCGATACAGACACCAGTCATTGAGGCTCTTCTTGGCCTGATACAAGGCCAAGTGCGCGCTGCGTAAAAGTGTGTTCACCGAATCACCATCGCGGGGGTACACCGCAACACCGATGCTGGCGCCCAGCTGCAAGGGAAACTGCTCCAGTTCCAGCGGTTTGTCCAACTGGTGGCTAAGCTGACGCGCGTGACTCTCGAGCGCCTGAAAATTCACAGCTTTAATCAGTAACACAAACTCATCGGCGCCCAACCGAGCCACTACGTCCTTTTCGTCGACTACGCTGAGCAGCCTGCGTGCAAATGCGCAGAGCACCTGGTCACCGTATTCTTGCCCAAAACGGTCATTAACGCCGCGAAAATGGTCGATATTGATGACAGCCACCATAAAGCTTTGTTTACGCCGCAGCAGGCTGTTGATGCTAGCGCTTAGCCCTGAACGATTGCCTACGCCTGTCAGTTCGTCGTGTCGCGACAGGTACATCAGCTCTTTGAGGCGCTTGGCTTCGGCGACCGCAATAATACGAAAAATGATAAACAAAGCCAGAAAACCGCCTAGAAAAATGCTGACGTATAACAACGCGGTTTTAAAAAACCTTATCCACAACGGGCGCATCAGGGTTTCAGACATAACCCACATTTGGAACCGATTGTTGAATTGGACAGCCCCCAGATAATTTTGCTGATCACGAAGAATGCGATAGGTATGAGGTGTGTCTGATAGCTGTATGTCTGCCGTGGGCAGATTCTTCCAATGCGGATTCTGGTCTGTAAGCGTTTCGGCCTGGTAACGGAGCTTGGAATATTGCTCCGGCCCCATGCCCTGCTCTGAAATAAACTGCACATAGCCGTCTGACGCTCGCGCCAACATAACCCGATCGTAAGCGCCGCTGTGTAAGGAATTGCTCAGGACACCGGCGTTGCCGTCAATACGGAGACCCGCCGTCATTACCGCAACCACCTCGCCCTCGGGATTGCGCAGCGCTTTGCGCACCGGAATTGTCCACTTATTGATCGCGCCCAGAAAATACGTGCGCCCCAAAACCATGGTGTCGGTTACCAAGGCTTCTTGAAAACTGTCTCGCGAAGTTTTGGCTCGCAACAGGTTTGGCAACAAACCCAGGTCCAGATTCGAACTCACCAGCACCAGCTGCCCGTCTGAACGGGCCATCCCCAAACCAATAGCCACAGGGTTTTCCTGCAGGATACGGTCTAGTTCAGCTGAATGTTGAGGCGTCTGTGGCAGAGCCCCAGAACGCAGGATTTCGCGACCAACAACCGTCAGCAATAGCTCTTGAGTACGCAAAACGCTGTCCATAGACTGCGCCACCAGTGCCACCCGCGCGCTGTGGACTGAATTGCGCTCGGCAACAATCGATTGCCAGAACGACAACAAAAGCAGGACAAGAATCACACTTCCCGCTGCCAGCGTCAGCAGAAAGAGCGTCCATAAATTGCGTTTTAATAATGCCAAAGAAAAAGTTTCCGCTGGGATTGCAGGTTTTGCCGTTTCTTCACAATGATCATTTGGGGTTAGCCATCTGCGAACGTTCCTTCAATTTTGTCCGCATCTTAACAGCTAAATCCCGAATTTTCACAATCTGGAGCACATACTCAGCATCAGACTTTTTTTACGAACTCCGACTTCAGTTTCATCGGTCCAATACCGTCTATTTTGCAGTCAATATCGTGATCACCACCAACTAACCTTATACTTTTAACCTTTGTGCCCACTTTCACCACCAGCGAAGAACCCTTCACTTTAAGGTCTTTAATGACCGTTACGCTATCGCCGTCTTGCAGTTCATTGCCGTTGGCATCACGGATCATTTTCTCTGATTCTGCGGCGGCAGCCTCGGTTTCGCTCCACTCGTGGCCGCACTCCGGACACACTAACTGAGCGCCGTCTTCGTAGGTAAATTCAGAGGTGCATTGAGGGCAAGGCGGCAACTGTGACATGGCAGGTTTCCTCGGTGATTAAATAGGGTGCGCATTATAGCAGAATCACCCCCGACCCAGTCACACCGAGCAGCACTTGTCCTGAGTGTTAACGTGATAGATCACTTTTATAAAGGAACTTGACCGGTCAGAGCCAGCGTGGCCAGCAAAAGGCAGATAAACAAACTCGCAATTCCGGCAATTTTCAGCCCACCCATCAATTCCTGTTCCGGTGTCATAGCACTTCCTTAATTCCAGATGTATCCCAATTAAGCATTGGCCAACATTAAACTGCCTTATGGTGGCTCCCCCGTACGTGCGCACTCACAAAAAAAAGTGAAACGCAACACAAGCAATTTAATGCGAATCATTATTATTTGCAATCAATTTATTATTAAACCGCTCGCCAGATTGCCTATACAACTCAGTGGGGATCGTTCGTGCGCTCCGTCTTATCGAACTGTGGTAGCGAATCGGTGATCTGAAACCAGTCTGCCTGCGCTGCCACATATACGTGTTGGGCCGCGACTTTACCCAAAGGTTTTTCCAGCGCGCCTACCCGCAGCCGCAAAATGGCGGGAATGGCGTCTACCCTGCTATACAGCTGGGAGCCGCAACGGCCACAAAAGCCGCGGTATTTGCCCGGGCTGGAAGCGTATTCTTTTAGCTGGTCTGCGCCGATTAACCACTGCATGTGAATTGCCTGTGCCGGCGCGCTGGCAGAAAACGCACTACCATGCGCCCGCTGACACTGTTTGCAGTGGCACAAGACCACCGGGCCCAAGGGGCCATCATACTGAAACTGGATGTCACCGCAGAGACACCGACCGCTGTACGCCATCGTTAATTTCCTCCCAACAGTAGATAGGTCGTAACCGCACCAAGAACGCTGAATGTGAGCGTCAAAGAGTTGTTCATTCAATGTCCTTTTATAGAAAAAATAACAAGCTAGGAAGAATATTTAATAGTTTGCCGAGCCTTGTGAATGGTACCTGCAGAGAAAATAAGCTACTGTTTAATGTGTCGAAAGTTTAATCAACACGCAACACCGCCCTGCCACTTCGGATTCTATTATGCCCTGCTCGTTTCCCACTGTGAACGCGTTTACTACCCTGCCGGCTAAGGCTCGCCGCCTAGGCGGGTTGGCGTTAGCTGCACTGCTGGCATGGCCGGGGACCCCGGCACTGGCCACAGACACGAATGGCCAAAGCGCAATGGCGCAGGCAGGCGCATGGAACGGCACCATGCGGGCCTATGCCAGCAAGTCGCTGAATAGCGACAGCGCCCTGAGCATGGCCGCGCTGCCTATGAACGGGCCGGGCGTAGAGCAGTTTATTAATGCCGACACCCTGATGAGCCCGGGCTCCATCATGAAAGTCCTGACCACTTATGCCGCCTTGGAGATACTTGGGCCCAACTACACTTGGGACACAGATTTTCTCACCAACGGTGACATGTCCGATAGCACGCTTAATGGCAATCTTTATGTGCGCTTCGGCGGTGATCCAAAACTGACCTTCGAACGCTTATGGTCAACGCTCAGAGAACTGCGGGACATGGGCATAACAAGAGTCAATGGCGACCTGATTCTAGACGGCAGCTATTTCCAGATTGACGGCGGTTTTCCACCTTTCCACGATAACGGCAGCAACCCCCACGCCCCGTTTCTGGTGGAACCCTCTGCATACCTGACGAACCTCAACCTGAGCCAGCTGGAGGTTCGTTCAGACGAACGCGGCACCCGCTCATGGAGTACACCGAACCTGGCTGAGGTGGTGATCGACAACCAGGTCATTGCCTCAGCCAAAGGCCCTTGCCCGGGCCGCGGTTCATTCATCTGGACACCGGTTTTTCACAGCGACCAAAGCGTGACGGTGTCCGTTAAAGGCACATTACCCATGGGCTGTCGGACCACACGTTACTTGTCTCTGCAATCCCATGAGCGCTACAGCGCATCAATGATCCGCTCGCTACTGGCAGAAATGGGTGTAGAAATCAGCGGCGTCAACCGATTGGGCAGTACGCCAGAGAACGCGAAACTGGTTATGCGCACCACATCGCCAGACCTGGTAACCATGGTGCGCGACATCAATAAATGGAGCAGTAACGTGATGGCGCGCCAGCTGTTACTCGGTATTGGCGCAGAAAAACGCACAGCTGCAGACAACGATGACCGGGTAACGGGTATTCGTGCCATTTACAGCTGGCTGGAAGATAAAGGTATTAACACCACCGGTATGGTGATCGATAACGGGGCCGGTTTGACCCGACATGGCCGCATCAGCGCACGCCAAGGCGTGGATATTCTGAGAAATGCCTGGAATAGCCGCTATTCAGCGGACTTGATGGCCTCAATGCCATTGATTGCAATGGATGGCACCATGGCCCGCAGACTGCGGGACACAGGTATGAAGGGCGAAGGCAGGATCAAAACCGGTTACCTGGAAAATGTGCGTTCCATTGCCGGGTTTACTCGTGATCAGAACAACACCACCTGGGCCGTGGTAGGCATGGTCAATCACAACCCTGCCTGGAACGGCCAAGCGGTGCTCGACCGCATTTTGTATTCACTGCATTACAAACCGCCAGTGCCGACGACCCTGTCACAATCTGCAGGCCAGAGCGAAAACCGCATTCGGCAGTAATGAGCAACCGGTTTGATGTCCCGTCTGACTAATTCCCAAGCCTACTACCTCGCACTTATCGGCCAAACGGCTTTTCAGGTTTTTGACCG comes from the Marinobacter psychrophilus genome and includes:
- a CDS encoding putative bifunctional diguanylate cyclase/phosphodiesterase — translated: MALLKRNLWTLFLLTLAAGSVILVLLLLSFWQSIVAERNSVHSARVALVAQSMDSVLRTQELLLTVVGREILRSGALPQTPQHSAELDRILQENPVAIGLGMARSDGQLVLVSSNLDLGLLPNLLRAKTSRDSFQEALVTDTMVLGRTYFLGAINKWTIPVRKALRNPEGEVVAVMTAGLRIDGNAGVLSNSLHSGAYDRVMLARASDGYVQFISEQGMGPEQYSKLRYQAETLTDQNPHWKNLPTADIQLSDTPHTYRILRDQQNYLGAVQFNNRFQMWVMSETLMRPLWIRFFKTALLYVSIFLGGFLALFIIFRIIAVAEAKRLKELMYLSRHDELTGVGNRSGLSASINSLLRRKQSFMVAVINIDHFRGVNDRFGQEYGDQVLCAFARRLLSVVDEKDVVARLGADEFVLLIKAVNFQALESHARQLSHQLDKPLELEQFPLQLGASIGVAVYPRDGDSVNTLLRSAHLALYQAKKSLNDWCLYREELEQAYIRRVQIEQRLRQALSLGQLTMVFQPQVDDVKVVYGYEALVRWYDDELGQVGPDEFVGVAESSGLMPALGKFVMETSIREFSEFLGAQGKMWQLAVNISVLQFLQPGFANDVLSLLSRYGLSPKQLVLEMTESLFISNFDDVLAVLNELRKQGVRVSMDDFGTGYSSLSLLRTLPLDELKIDKSFIDGLLDDHKVQNMVASIISIARSHQLELVAEGVETEGQYLALMAMGCKLFQGYYFGRPAALAVGPKSPH
- a CDS encoding zinc ribbon domain-containing protein YjdM: MSQLPPCPQCTSEFTYEDGAQLVCPECGHEWSETEAAAAESEKMIRDANGNELQDGDSVTVIKDLKVKGSSLVVKVGTKVKSIRLVGGDHDIDCKIDGIGPMKLKSEFVKKV
- a CDS encoding GFA family protein — protein: MAYSGRCLCGDIQFQYDGPLGPVVLCHCKQCQRAHGSAFSASAPAQAIHMQWLIGADQLKEYASSPGKYRGFCGRCGSQLYSRVDAIPAILRLRVGALEKPLGKVAAQHVYVAAQADWFQITDSLPQFDKTERTNDPH
- the dacB gene encoding D-alanyl-D-alanine carboxypeptidase/D-alanyl-D-alanine endopeptidase, with the protein product MPCSFPTVNAFTTLPAKARRLGGLALAALLAWPGTPALATDTNGQSAMAQAGAWNGTMRAYASKSLNSDSALSMAALPMNGPGVEQFINADTLMSPGSIMKVLTTYAALEILGPNYTWDTDFLTNGDMSDSTLNGNLYVRFGGDPKLTFERLWSTLRELRDMGITRVNGDLILDGSYFQIDGGFPPFHDNGSNPHAPFLVEPSAYLTNLNLSQLEVRSDERGTRSWSTPNLAEVVIDNQVIASAKGPCPGRGSFIWTPVFHSDQSVTVSVKGTLPMGCRTTRYLSLQSHERYSASMIRSLLAEMGVEISGVNRLGSTPENAKLVMRTTSPDLVTMVRDINKWSSNVMARQLLLGIGAEKRTAADNDDRVTGIRAIYSWLEDKGINTTGMVIDNGAGLTRHGRISARQGVDILRNAWNSRYSADLMASMPLIAMDGTMARRLRDTGMKGEGRIKTGYLENVRSIAGFTRDQNNTTWAVVGMVNHNPAWNGQAVLDRILYSLHYKPPVPTTLSQSAGQSENRIRQ